One part of the Homo sapiens chromosome 19, GRCh38.p14 Primary Assembly genome encodes these proteins:
- the DAND5 gene encoding DAN domain family member 5 precursor — protein sequence MLLGQLSTLLCLLSGALPTGSGRPEPQSPRPQSWAAANQTWALGPGALPPLVPASALGSWKAFLGLQKARQLGMGRLQRGQDEVAAVTLPLNPQEVIQGMCKAVPFVQVFSRPGCSAIRLRNHLCFGHCSSLYIPGSDPTPLVLCNSCMPARKRWAPVVLWCLTGSSASRRRVKISTMLIEGCHCSPKA from the exons ATGCTCCTTGGCCAGCTATCCACTCTTCTGTGCCTGCTTAGCGGGGCCCTGCCTACAGGCTCAGGGAGGCCTGAACCCCAGTCTCCTCGACCTCAGTCCTGGGCTGCAGCCAATCAGACCTGGGCTCTGGGCCCAGGGGCCCTGCCCCCACTGGTGCCAGCTTCTGCCCTTGGGAGCTGGAAGGCCTTCTTGGGCCTGCAGAAAGCCAGGCAGCTGGGGATGGGCAGGCTGCAGCGTGGGCAAGACGAGGTGGCTGCTGTGACTCTGCCGCTGAACCCTCAGGAAGTGATCCAGGGGATGTGTAAGGCTGTGCCCTTCGTtcag GTGTTCTCCCGGCCCGGCTGCTCAGCCATACGCCTCCGAAATCATCTGTGCTTTGGTCATTGCTCCTCTCTCTACATCCCTGGCTCGGACCCCACCCCACTAGTCCTGTGCAACAGCTGTATGCCTGCTCGCAAGCGTTGGGCACCCGTGGTCCTGTGGTGTCTCACTGGCAGCTCAGCCTCCCGTCGACGGGTGAAGATATCCACCATGCTGATCGAGGGGTGTCACTGCAGCCCAAAAGCATGA